In Aedes albopictus strain Foshan chromosome 3, AalbF5, whole genome shotgun sequence, the following are encoded in one genomic region:
- the LOC109431898 gene encoding tropomyosin-1 has protein sequence MDAIKKKMQAMKLEKDNAADKADTCENQAKEANLRADKIMEEVAELTKRLTQVTEDHEKFKNTLEQANKDLEEKEKLLTSTEANVAALTRKVQQVEEDLEKSEERSGAALSKLLEATQSADENNRMCKVLENRSQQDEERMDQLSNQLKEARMLAEDADGKSDEVSRKLAFVEDELEVAEDRVKSGEAKIMELEEELKVVGNSLKSLEVSEDKANQRVEEFKRQLKSLTIKLKEAETRAENAEKNVKKLQKEVDRLEDELGVNKDRYKSLADEMDSTFAELAGY, from the exons ATGGACGCGATTAAGAAGAAGATGCAGGCGATGAAGCTGGAGAAGGACAATGCCGCCGACAAAGCCGATACCTGCGAGAACCAGGCCAAGGAGGCCAACCTCCGTGCCGACAAGATCATGGAGGAGGTCGCTGAGCTGACCAAGCGTCTGACCCAGGTCACCGAGGACCACGAGAAGTTCAAGAACACCCTGGAGCAGGCCAACAAGGACCTCGAGGAGAAGGAAAAGCTGCTGACCTCCACCGAGGCCAACGTGGCCGCCCTGACCCGCAAGGTCCAACAGGTTGAGGAGGATCTGGAAAAATCCGAGGAACGCTCGGGCGCCGCTCTGTCCAAGCTGCTGGAGGCCACCCAATCCGCTGATGAGAACAACCG TATGTGCAAGGTATTGGAGAACCGTTCCCAGCAGGATGAGGAGCGTATGGACCAACTGAGCAACCAGCTGAAGGAAGCCCGTATGCTCGCTGAAGACGCTGACGGCAAGTCTGATGAAGTGTCCCGCAAGCTGGCCTTCGTTGAAGACGAGCTGGAAGTCGCTGAAGACCGTGTCAAGTCCGGTGAGGCCAAGATCATGGAGTTGGAAGAAGAGTTGAAG GTCGTCGGTAACTCGCTCAAGTCTCTGGAGGTCTCGGAAGACAAGGCCAACCAGAGAGTCGAGGAATTCAAGCGCCAGCTGAAGTCCCTCACCATCAAGCTGAAGGAGGCCGAGACTCGTGCCGAAAACGCCGAAAAGAACGTCAAGAAGCTCCAGAAGGAAGTCGACAGACTAGAAG